One region of Deinococcus humi genomic DNA includes:
- a CDS encoding SOS response-associated peptidase family protein produces the protein MCGRADDHFGPSAWGTLGELFGPLGWEPQTRRDEVRPTDQLRFVRRALTGFEAPYGRWGLVPGARPHVTGRGQTVRHLQRTGGEPAGQADVPGGLPDPALRDPAGGLLGMAGARRGQDPRQDRPQNKPLLVAGLWNRTMTPDGPLESCTIVTRPPTLDLVEVHNRMPALLLSKALEVWLDAPPPQARAAALSSWQPRILTVSPA, from the coding sequence ATGTGCGGCCGGGCCGACGACCACTTTGGCCCTTCAGCGTGGGGAACGTTGGGCGAGCTGTTCGGGCCGCTGGGCTGGGAGCCACAGACCAGGCGTGACGAGGTGCGCCCCACCGATCAACTTCGCTTCGTGCGGCGCGCTCTAACCGGCTTCGAGGCCCCTTATGGACGCTGGGGCCTGGTGCCCGGTGCCCGCCCGCATGTCACTGGACGAGGCCAAACGGTACGCCACCTTCAACGCACGGGTGGAGAGCCTGCAGGACAAGCCGATGTTCCGGGCGGCCTTCCAGACCCAGCGCTGCGTGATCCCGCTGGCGGGCTTCTGGGAATGGCCGGTGCGCGCAGGGGTCAAGACCCGCGTCAGGATCGCCCGCAAAACAAGCCGCTGCTGGTGGCGGGGCTGTGGAACCGCACCATGACGCCGGACGGGCCGCTGGAGAGCTGCACGATCGTGACCCGGCCACCGACACTGGATCTGGTGGAGGTGCATAACCGCATGCCGGCCCTGCTGCTCAGTAAGGCCCTTGAGGTGTGGCTGGACGCCCCCCCGCCGCAGGCCCGTGCGGCTGCCCTGAGCAGCTGGCAGCCGCGCATCCTGACCGTCTCTCCTGCGTAA
- a CDS encoding RNA-binding domain-containing protein, whose translation MTQPNREQEAAEYRINLLRYPNERPDVDYKAAMAFQKREPFGIKLIKHIIAFANGGGGTIIIGFKEDGNGRHLPDDEMTPDIAGSYDPTVLTPAVNEAVRGSVGVRLQIHKEILDDVTYPIITVESFQELPYFCAVDRNDERGRPLLKQGALYIRSNEASSVELATPDDWLRLLEVAVTRRQDDLLIRFGALIRQFGLAPQEAHGASLDQLKQDFQNWVEQQKAEALRLAIEGDREILGSCLFAYGPVKPLPTRIDSDLLKVMQEARRPNTGWPIGLIPYGFRNPKDRLTPVDEGLRTVIGLNEEGHYDYWLLTRSGAFFLFRNLEEDETFWGDRFRPGATLSGPTVVWRIAEALDHCIALYRSLGVAGEAMVFFEVEYDGLTGRTLTDDKGRAIRAGPATRKTTRFLRTASLDQMVADADGIVLEAVREIVSVFQFFDVPPAYVARELQEYRNSNVSG comes from the coding sequence GTGACCCAACCCAACCGCGAACAAGAGGCCGCCGAATACCGAATCAATTTGTTGCGTTATCCGAACGAGCGGCCCGATGTGGACTACAAAGCGGCGATGGCTTTTCAGAAACGAGAGCCCTTCGGGATCAAGTTGATCAAACACATTATTGCCTTCGCCAACGGTGGTGGCGGCACCATTATCATTGGATTCAAGGAAGATGGCAACGGTCGGCATCTGCCCGATGATGAGATGACCCCTGATATCGCCGGTAGTTACGACCCCACAGTGCTGACGCCGGCTGTGAATGAGGCTGTGCGCGGAAGCGTCGGGGTCAGATTACAGATTCACAAAGAGATCCTAGACGACGTGACCTACCCCATCATCACAGTCGAATCATTCCAGGAACTCCCGTATTTCTGCGCGGTAGACCGAAATGATGAGCGAGGTAGGCCGCTGCTCAAACAGGGGGCGCTGTATATCCGCTCCAACGAGGCGTCCTCGGTGGAACTAGCGACGCCAGATGACTGGCTTCGCCTCCTGGAAGTCGCTGTCACCCGTCGCCAGGACGATTTACTGATCCGCTTTGGGGCCTTGATACGTCAATTTGGACTTGCCCCACAAGAGGCCCACGGCGCGTCCCTGGACCAGCTCAAACAGGACTTCCAGAATTGGGTGGAGCAGCAAAAGGCAGAGGCGCTCCGCCTGGCCATTGAGGGCGATCGAGAAATCCTCGGTAGCTGCCTGTTTGCTTATGGTCCGGTCAAGCCCCTGCCCACTCGAATTGACTCTGACCTTCTTAAAGTCATGCAGGAGGCAAGACGCCCCAATACCGGCTGGCCCATCGGCCTCATCCCCTACGGATTCCGGAATCCCAAGGACCGTCTTACCCCTGTGGACGAGGGATTGAGGACCGTCATCGGTCTGAATGAGGAAGGACATTACGACTACTGGCTGCTGACCCGGTCTGGGGCATTTTTCTTGTTCCGCAACCTGGAAGAGGACGAAACTTTCTGGGGAGACAGATTCAGGCCCGGCGCGACTCTGAGCGGTCCCACAGTGGTGTGGCGGATAGCAGAAGCCCTGGACCACTGCATCGCTCTGTACCGTTCTCTAGGGGTAGCGGGAGAAGCGATGGTCTTTTTTGAAGTGGAATACGACGGTCTCACTGGGCGCACTCTGACGGACGATAAAGGCAGGGCCATTCGCGCTGGTCCTGCAACGCGCAAGACCACTCGGTTCTTGCGAACAGCCTCCCTCGATCAAATGGTGGCCGATGCTGATGGGATCGTCCTGGAGGCCGTTCGCGAAATTGTCTCGGTCTTCCAGTTCTTCGATGTGCCGCCTGCTTATGTTGCCAGGGAGCTTCAGGAATACAGGAACTCAAATGTCAGTGGGTAA
- a CDS encoding bifunctional DNA primase/polymerase encodes MHRVACELVARGLSVIPTGGGRLRTAKQPHYAALKATGHTYVNDAGEVKATWRAFQERQATPEELHTWHVEQRARGIGLVTGQISRLVVVDVDKEGLPLLASLGWQPHVISPSGGAHLYVRHPGWYVQSNASKTKASLPSGFDVRGDGGYIMLPPSRNPQGQYRRTDERRALSREDIPEEITWEGQTFQLRSALGLAVPPAPEPAAPVQSAQCWTTYSRNDDRCPMWLMLNRAAEHASVSRNKGAFYLGLWANANGYALEETLGHVEEYLDLVAGVKTTPFPHTEAAGAIRSGYRVAKRDPWIREEKRYT; translated from the coding sequence ATGCACCGCGTTGCCTGTGAACTGGTCGCCCGTGGCCTGAGCGTGATCCCCACGGGGGGCGGCCGCCTGCGGACCGCCAAGCAGCCCCACTACGCCGCCCTCAAGGCCACTGGCCACACCTACGTCAATGACGCAGGGGAAGTCAAAGCCACCTGGCGGGCCTTTCAGGAACGGCAGGCCACTCCGGAAGAGCTGCACACCTGGCATGTCGAGCAGCGGGCCCGAGGTATTGGCCTGGTGACCGGCCAGATCAGTAGGCTGGTGGTGGTGGACGTGGACAAAGAAGGCCTGCCCCTGCTGGCCTCCCTTGGCTGGCAACCCCACGTCATCTCGCCGAGTGGCGGCGCACATCTGTACGTGCGGCACCCTGGCTGGTACGTGCAGAGCAATGCTAGTAAGACCAAGGCCTCGCTGCCCAGCGGCTTCGATGTGCGCGGAGATGGCGGGTACATCATGCTTCCCCCCAGCCGTAACCCACAGGGCCAGTACCGGCGCACCGACGAGCGCAGAGCGCTCAGCCGCGAGGACATTCCCGAGGAGATCACCTGGGAAGGTCAGACCTTCCAGTTGCGCAGTGCCCTCGGACTGGCCGTCCCACCAGCGCCGGAGCCAGCTGCACCTGTACAGAGCGCTCAATGCTGGACCACGTACAGCCGGAATGACGACCGCTGCCCCATGTGGCTGATGCTGAACCGTGCGGCCGAGCACGCCTCGGTCTCCCGCAACAAGGGCGCGTTCTACCTGGGCCTGTGGGCCAATGCCAACGGCTACGCCCTGGAGGAGACGCTGGGCCACGTCGAGGAGTACCTGGACCTAGTTGCTGGCGTGAAAACGACACCGTTTCCACACACGGAGGCTGCGGGCGCCATCCGCAGTGGCTACCGCGTGGCCAAACGAGATCCCTGGATCCGAGAGGAGAAAAGATATACCTAA
- a CDS encoding ParA family protein: MPKVISVGNKKGGVGKTTTAVQLAQAIGKQGKTVLLDADEALQCAVKWRSGDYASWNFDAVRYSAATEADTQGADFLVLDTRGGETGDNLLELSQQSDLLIIPTKPDGLSTDGLLETLHDLIDAGVKNYRVLIVANEGTRGEELREALAEQGIPVLNTIIRKSVAVGDAVVGRMPLEGFNQYSKRVALDYSAAAREVLNSVR, from the coding sequence ATGCCAAAAGTCATCAGCGTAGGCAATAAGAAAGGCGGCGTCGGTAAGACCACGACCGCCGTGCAACTGGCCCAGGCCATCGGCAAGCAGGGCAAGACCGTGCTGCTCGATGCCGACGAAGCTCTGCAATGTGCAGTGAAATGGCGCAGCGGCGACTACGCCAGCTGGAACTTTGATGCGGTGCGCTACAGCGCGGCTACGGAAGCGGATACGCAGGGGGCAGACTTCCTGGTGCTGGACACCAGGGGAGGCGAAACGGGCGACAACCTGTTGGAGCTCTCCCAGCAGAGCGACCTGCTGATTATCCCCACCAAGCCTGATGGTCTGAGCACGGACGGCCTGCTCGAAACCCTGCATGACCTGATTGACGCTGGAGTGAAGAACTACCGGGTGCTTATCGTCGCCAATGAAGGCACACGCGGCGAGGAGCTGCGCGAGGCCCTGGCCGAACAGGGCATCCCGGTCCTGAACACCATCATTCGCAAAAGTGTGGCGGTTGGGGACGCCGTGGTGGGCCGCATGCCACTTGAGGGGTTCAACCAGTACTCAAAACGAGTGGCGCTTGATTACAGCGCCGCCGCGCGGGAGGTGCTGAATAGTGTCAGGTGA
- a CDS encoding ArdC family protein yields the protein MTHKKPSTPEERAAARAASQAITQELMKRIDTRVERLAEQLGAGASAELLTFMRFSARFHTYSLNNQLLIWMQAPEAAHVAGFHAWKGLGRKVKKGAKAVRVLAPLVVPDREAPPMASGKPAQKVVGFKYTSVFADYDTEGDPIPTCSAWVVQGGDEGTRELLRALSSAAPMPVEWQDGEGRGAHGWTDGGKIVLNRAKCALAPAHAVRVFFHEWAHVELHFQGQGKRPEELPDRATRELEADACACVLSSFYGIEAAAQVGDYITAWGGDAEKLQGSLTRIQRAVSKVLGTLEQCAEVIPQAAD from the coding sequence ATGACCCACAAGAAGCCCAGCACCCCCGAAGAACGCGCAGCCGCCCGCGCCGCCTCCCAGGCGATCACGCAGGAATTGATGAAGCGCATTGATACGCGCGTTGAACGCTTGGCTGAACAGCTGGGGGCGGGGGCGAGTGCGGAACTGCTGACCTTCATGCGCTTTTCTGCCCGCTTCCACACGTACAGCCTGAACAATCAGCTTCTGATCTGGATGCAGGCCCCCGAAGCCGCCCACGTGGCCGGGTTCCATGCCTGGAAGGGATTGGGGCGCAAGGTCAAGAAGGGCGCGAAGGCCGTGCGCGTGCTGGCCCCGCTGGTGGTCCCTGACCGCGAAGCGCCGCCCATGGCCAGCGGCAAGCCCGCGCAGAAGGTGGTGGGATTCAAATACACCAGCGTTTTTGCTGACTATGACACCGAAGGTGACCCCATCCCGACCTGTTCTGCCTGGGTGGTGCAGGGCGGTGACGAGGGCACGCGCGAACTGCTGCGCGCCCTGTCGAGTGCGGCCCCCATGCCGGTGGAGTGGCAGGACGGTGAGGGGCGTGGGGCGCACGGCTGGACGGACGGCGGCAAGATCGTGCTGAACCGCGCCAAGTGCGCCTTAGCGCCCGCGCACGCCGTTCGCGTGTTCTTCCACGAGTGGGCACACGTGGAGCTGCATTTTCAGGGCCAGGGAAAACGTCCCGAGGAGCTGCCCGACCGGGCAACGCGAGAACTGGAGGCCGACGCCTGCGCTTGTGTGCTGTCCAGCTTCTATGGCATCGAGGCCGCCGCGCAGGTGGGCGACTACATCACCGCCTGGGGTGGGGACGCTGAAAAACTTCAGGGCAGCCTGACGCGCATTCAGCGCGCCGTGTCGAAAGTCCTGGGCACGCTGGAGCAGTGCGCGGAGGTCATCCCCCAGGCGGCGGACTGA